The following DNA comes from Nicotiana sylvestris chromosome 10, ASM39365v2, whole genome shotgun sequence.
TGAGGACATTGCAAACACGAGCAATTAAACCCAAATAACAAGAAAAAAGCAAAGTAAACATGATATATTCCATGAAAGTATAAACCAAATCTtcacaaataattaaaacaaTAACATAAAGGATAAGGAAGAAACCGACCTTAAAAGAAGCTTTCTTTATATTTAGCCTTTGTTCGGAGGTACAAGTAAGCAACCGAAATGAGAAACTGAATGGAAAATCAACGAAACagcaacaacagaaacaacaagcAATATACTCGGAATCGCGGATCGGACTACGAACGGGATCGGAACCTCTTGGCCAAACAAGAGCATCTCATTGCAACTCCGGTTTTGTTTCGATTTTTCTTTCTCTTGAAGTAAAATCTAATCAAAGTAAAAAATGGATATAGCTCTCCAGTCTTATGGTGTGAGATTGTTCTCCATATTTATGAGTGTTTGTGTGGCAGAGAATTCTCAAGAATGAGGGGGTCTACGCCATTTTTAGTTCTTTCTGCCGTTGTATATTCCTTGTGTACAGAATGTATATCGTGTATATCCTATGTATATTTACTGTATAtcaagtgtatacagagtgtataccGCCGTCTTTTTAGCTCTATAGGCTAACTTTCTATCCTCTTTTTTTCTCCATTTGGTGATGGATTTGAGGGGATTTTATGGATCTTTTTGGGGTGGCCAAAAATGGAGACATGGCTGTCACTTTTTTTTGCTTTTCATCCCTTTTGTGTGTTGTTTTTTGTGTGTTTGTGGAGTGTGAGTTGTAAAGTGTAGAGAGTGTGTGTGTTCATGTGCTGGCATGTGTTAGCATGTGTTGGCATGTGTTAGCATGTGTTGGCATGTGTTAGCGTGTGTTTTCATGTGTGTCTCGACTGAAAATGttttgggctaggtccgaaaattaggcctaaaaatggatcTTTTGAATCCAAATGTTATTCTTTCCCAGCAACCGAGAATAAAAACACGATCCTATTTAATTAGTCCCACGTAAACAAAATAACTATTAAACTGAGAGTgataattaaaacaaaactatttttggatatttttcaagattaaaatgactacaaaacattaatgaaactatttttttttgtaattttcgttttttatatagagataaaaatataaagtactatttttgtattttaaggATTAAAaagactacaaaatattaatgaaattattttttgtaattttcgtttttatatagagataaaaatataaagtactatttttgtatttttagagtttatgagaaatacatgaactaaaatttatatatcctttttttttgtaatttttcatatttgtgacgaaaataaagtaaagaaatcaaaaatagttgaaatagctatattaggtctaaattaaatatttacgctaaaaatgtgaaaattctcggggagggtcaaaaatcacacgtctacaatcattattgtatgttatatacaaatctAATTGTACgcattatttttaattattttaatcaaTTATTTTTAGGGATTGTGGGGTGCATGTTGCAGCATACGCAGAGTTTCTGAGCACTCTTGGAGAGATTCCACAAATAACATTTGATTCCTCTCTACTTCGTCAAAGATATGGTGCTCTCCTCTGGGACTATGCTATGCGAAAGATAGACGCTGATGCCATAAGCGAGAATGAAGCACCTTCAAAAATTGCTAGGCAAATCACGGAGTCAGATTCAAGGATGCAGATAGTGTTAGAGTAGCTTTAGGTTATTGTAGTTTTGGAGTGTAGTTTCAAGATGAATACTATTTTGAGTAGTTTTTGGTGTAAATGGTATTTAGTTTGAAAAACTTATCACTTTATCAACAGTGTTCGTGTATGACAATTGCAACTTTTCAATCATTGTTTCACTGATTTGTTCATAAGTATTCATGCTTATTCTTCAGTTTGGATACATATTTATCTTACAGGATTCACGTATGTGTTAATACCAAGCAACTTTGCTTGAACACGTTTTAGTTAATGAACATGTTAATGTCAAAGTCAGAAACTTTATGTATGCTGATGGTAGGCTATATAAAAGAATTCAGATGTATTTTCTTCTGGATTcagttgtattcagttgtatttaactgTCAAGTTCAGTTGTATTCAGCAGCATCCATTTAGATGTATCTTCCAAGTTCAGATAACACATATTAAAGAACACAATTTCAGATGTATTAAACAGGTTTTACGTAATCAGTTGTATTCAACTTGTTTTATTCAGCAGTAGTTAGTTGTATTTAAGTGtattattcagttgtattcaattGTATTTTGATGTATTCATTTACATTCAGTGCTActcaactgtattattcataAAAATACTTCAGCTATATCCAGTTGTATTTTTTAGTATTCATCCATACTGAGTTATACTCAATTGTATAGTGCATATgtatttatccgtataaaaatATTTCAAATATATGTATTCAGAAACTATTCACGAAAGTCATTTCAGAATATATTACTTGACAATGAGAATTTATTACTTGACAATGTTAACATAAGTATTGACAAATCGTTGAAGCACTAATACATGTCAAAGTGTTAACTATTTATTACGTGGAGCATTTCTACACGTTCGCTTGTTATGTCCTACCTGCCCACATATGCTACATGAATGTTGATTTTTCGGTTGCAGCAATTCACTTAATGTTTTATCGCGCTTCTTCTTTGGCCTTCCAAGAGGTCTTTTCCATTTGGGTGGTAGTACAACCTCCTCTGTAACATGTTCTGGTATATTCCAGTCATTTCTGTCCGGTAGAGGGTACACTTGCAAATCATATGTCATTACAATTGTATTTGGTTTGTAATAGTTAGAGCAATATTCTTCTGGCATTAGAAACTTGCTCTTCAATACAGACCAAGTATGTGGGCATGGCAATTCATCAACTTGGAACCTCCCACAAACACATTTTCTCTCTAACAGGCAGACTGTGTAATTCCTCCCACCATCGTTAACTGTATGTAAGTATTCAGTTGATGGTACCAcctatatttaaaaatagaaatataaGTTTTGAGCACATATATCTGAATTACCAAATATATAATGCTGAATTAATAAGTTACATACAACTGAAATTTTTGCATATAGATGAATACATCAAATATTTAGACCAGCACAATACCAACTGCTATTAGTGCAGAACTTATCAGAATTCTGTTGTACTTTAGGCAACAGGATGCTAACAAAAACATTAGAATCATACTTTAGAAGCATTTGAATTGAACTGTATTAATCAGCTATAGTTAGTTGTATTCAATTGTTATATTCAGCTTTATTCAACATctttattcagctgtattcaaCTAATTTCAATTAAATTCAACTATTTTAATCAGTTGTAGTCAGATATATTCAACTGCATTTGTATTCAAgatgtattcaactgtattcagttgtattcaattAATCAACTGTTTTAATCTGTTGTACTTTAGGCAACAGGATTCTAACAAAAGCATTAGAATCATACGTATTGACAATACATATTAAAATTACATATAATACAGCTTTGTTAGTTATATTCTGATGTATTCCAATAGTTTTTACAGCATGCTTTTAGTTATATTCAGTTCTATTCATATCAGATTTACGGAAAAATATATCTTTTATGAGTTTGAATATAGTTGTATTCATTTGTATTAATGGTAGTTCTACTTAAAAAATCATTGTATTCCGTTGGATTCATGTCATTAATTCAGTAACAATTAAGCTATATACAACAATGACGTTAAAATATAACTTACAGTCATACGTGTAGACATTTCCTCATTCAAAGTCAGCATCTCCTGGTATTTTTTTCCAAGCGTCGTGTATGTCTGTGTAGCTTCTTTGCGGTTACTACAATTCCAACGTCCAAACATCTTCCTAACTTTTTCGAGGAAGTCGTATATTGGCAATTCCCTTGCTGAAACTAGTGCGGCATTGATTGACTCAGCAATATTTGACGTCATTGTCCATCCCCTGTTAACAGGTGCATACAACCTAGTCCACTTTTCGTAACCAGCTAACTCTAAGTATTCTTTCACCCTAATATCTACCTTCTCCACCTTCTCCATCAGATTGTCAAATTCAGCTTGTGTGTATGCTTTTGCCATAGAGAAGTATATCTCGCTCAACTTGGCATGGCTCTTTTTGAATTTCTTATATATGTTGTTCCATAGATGCCATATACAAGAAAAATGCGGTATATCTGGATACACTCTCGATACAGATTTAATGATACTCTCATTTCTATCTGAAACGATGCACATGTTTTCCCTTTCATCGTATGctatcttgaattgctcaaagaaccacgTCCAAGCAACATCGTTCTCTGAATCAATAACACCATATGCTAGTGGCAATATATGACTTGTAAATACAATTgagtataattatttttaaaaaatgtatttcaatatttaaaaatattaacaGATTGTATTATAATTCAGATACTCACCTGCACCATCCAACGTGCTTGCCGAAACGAATGTCCTGGTGTAGTAAGATTTTAGGTGATTTCCATCCACAACAACAATGGGTCTACAATGATCAAACCCCCTTATAAAGGCATTCAAGGATATATACACGTACATGAATTCATTTTTTGGcgattttaccattcttatgtgggAACCTGGATATGTCATATCCAATGTATATAAGTATCCTGGTAATTTTTTGTATGAATCAGCCGGTTCACCTCTCAGAAAATTCATTACCTTTTCTTTAGCCCTCCACGCCAACATGTAGCTAACATCTACACCTAAATCTGatttcacatcatcaataatatccCTTGGAGTGTATTTCCTCTTATGGTTTGTAAGCTTAGGCCTTATCATACCACCTATAAGGCTGCTACTAGCCTGCCGCTGCTCATACACCTTGTCCTTCAACGGACATGTATGGTTATCATTGAATTCTCTCACTTTGAATAGTTCTGATTTGTTAATACTTGAAGCCTTAAACCTTCATTCACAATCTTCTGAAATGCATAATAATGCATAGCTGCAAAGAATTAATTATTTTACATTTGATTAGCATAAGTGTTTACAAAAAAATGTAGCTCATATACAGACAAATATAATCTGACATAGATACATTCTGAcatctatatatataaatttttatacTACTGAATTCTGTTATAGTTATATGTATTTGAATAcaatgaatacaactgaatacactTGTTTGTATATGCATACACTTAATACCACAGTAGACataataagaaaataattagAGCCATTGTTGTGTATTTATACTAgtaaaatacatatgaatacatgtATTTAAATGCCCTAAACAAACATATGTTTACTTCATCTGTGATCATCTAGATGAAATACACAAATACGCATAAATACAACGACGTTAAACTTACAGCTCGAACAAATAATCGAAAATACAAcggaaaaaaaatttaaatacatGCAAACCTGACAGCATTAGACCTATCAACCCGGAATTGAAACCTTTGAGCTATAGCATAATTCTCCATCACCTCTTTCAATGTAGCCTTATCCTTATAAACTTGTCCAGCCATAACCTCCTTTTGATTAGTTTTTGAAATTATCAAATCCTTGTGGAGTTCGAACACTCCAATCGCTTCTCTTGAATTGACAAAATCTAGAGCCAGTGTATCATCTGTATCGGAATCGTACCTTTGAACTCCTTCGTCTATTTGCACAATGTCACCTTGATTTAAACTACCTCCGGATATAAGATCTTTTTCGATAGTTGTTATGCACAAAGGATACATCCCAAATTCTTTGTTCTCTTTTTTCAATTCTACATAAACTCTGTAACCCATATCATTATGTATTTCCATTGGTGTGCAATTTCCTTCTACTTTGTATTGTATTTTAATGGTCTTGGAGCTCAAATCGATACCCAATTGATTTGAAATTGAAACAACCAGATCATTAAAGGAGGCATACTCCTTTATCAGTATTCCCTCAATTGAAAAATCGATGCAATTGCCCTCATCGTTCCACTTGCCAGAATGACTCAAAACTGTTAAACTTGCCATATGTATAGAGGATGAATACcttattttgtatataattttgtatcaatcgaaaaaaaaaaagaatggaagaagtTCGATCAGATGTTGCTTTGTTTTTTCGCTGTATTCACATTTCTGAGATGCTGTCTTTGAGCAAAATACAGATTAATGTGTACTAGTTTTAGTTCGTTGAGTTAAtttaggagaatatcatgtgatttgatttccttccgTTTTTAACAAGTTTAACCGTCCAGATTCTGCGCAGATACGTTACTGTATTTCACGTTAAAGCCGCTTaaatacagttaaatacatatCAGATTTAGCTGGAATTCCTGTTTTTACGCCTattttttttggttgtattaatgaatacaacatctcaaatacatgaaatacattgtataaaaacataaaagatatctataacacgtaatatagcaaagggtatctataaatggctaattagacctaaaagatggtgctttatgaaaaattctcaaAAATAATTATCTCCATACCAAACATCTTTCATCTCAATTCTAAGTAAACATGTCAATATGATTTGGGTCTAGAGCAGTCAAAGAAGATCAACTTGCAGTGTTATTCCCATCTTCCAGGCAATTAAAGAGGCAATTAACTTGGGGGTGGGGGAGAAGGATAGTGATTGCTGATTACTGCATTTGCTTGTTGAAGCAACTATCGGAAGGGAAAACCAGACAAGATGATGCTATCTATATGATTATATAAGCTTTTGACAAAATAACGCACTTCAAAATCTGTGAATTGAAAGCAAATATACAGAGACTAGCAGTTCTATAATTCCTGTTTTCTTGAGCAGAGAAGGTAAGGCTTCTTCTTTCCAAGTGGCAGAATAATCCATATGAATTTCCATTTCTTTCAGCTTTCGCTTGGTGTAGAGATTTAGCACAACTAGTTGGCAGGAAAACATTACAACTGAGTAAAAGAAAGATACACAAAGGTACAACAGGAGGCTTACAGAGAGATATGTCATCAATGATTAAGTTTTATCTTGGATTTCAAATTGTCAATTTGACAAGTCGGATAATTGCTTCACCAAGCAGATTATGAGATGTAACTCCTATATCAGAAGATGGGGTATTTAACTCGCAAGCTAACATCTTTCTACATTTACACTCTAACATCACATCAATAACAGGAAGCCAAGATTGAGCCAAATCCCAAGTTGTTGTAACTCACAAGGTCTGTACAAGAGAGCTAATTATAACGAAGCTGTACTAAGAATGTCCATTTCACGAGACAGCTGATCAAATTCTCAAGACAGCTCCCAGCTAAAATTTCTAGTAAATCTCCAAATGATTCGGAGTTCAGGAAAAGCCTGGGCATGATATTTACCGCAAGATGTCTGAATTATCCCCGACCTGACTAAAGCAATTATGATTACCTTCACAAATTCGTGAGAGAAAGTGTAACACATATAACACTGATGACTAACTATATACAAACACCTCCTAATATATTTTCTCTACTGATGGAAAAAAATGAAGCCCCTAGGTCCTTTCTCTCCCTCCCTACAAATTTGAAGAGATGTACACAAAATGAATCATATTTCTTGATAAGACATAAGTGGTCAACATGTAAAAGATTGGACAGCCTACATTACATTTGAGGTGACAATTCAGTGTCCATCAATTTCTGTTGTTGCTAGTGCCAGTGCATATTTAGCACCATAACTTCTTAGAGAAGTAGAGCTAGTAGATTTACCACCAGAACATGGGGGAAATCAATTCATCTGTGATCATAGTGAAAGACATTGTACCATACTAGGAAGATTTTTTGGCATTGGAAGTGCAGTGACATATCTCTGTGCCAAAGGTTTATGGCTACGTGCATCTGATGAAGATGAGGACTCAACACCATCAGATTGCACCCGACCATGGAACTTCGCAAACCGATAGATGACAGAGAACTTTTCAATATCCTGGCCTTCCACTATCACGTCTAGTATTGATGCTCTCTTGTCCAGTCTGCATCAGAGAAGAACGAATAAAAGAGATATTATGTGGAATTACCTTGTATATTGTCAGGTATAAACTGATTTAGTAAAGAAGATAGATTCTAAACACAACTGTAACACGTAAGAAATGAAATGGACGCCGAGGAATTAGCAGAAAACCATTATGGAGCAGCTGTTAAAGACTATAACAGTGTTGAATTTTTCTGAAATAAATCAATTACTACTTGCTTTTCTTTGGATCATTTACTCGGCTTTAGCACTTCTATCCTTGTATTTTCAGAGTGGGAATGGTGATTAAAGACCTTTAGCATCAAATATTCCAAAATGTGCTAACAGAAGCAAAAAGACCATATAAGAATCCAAACAATGCCCCCGAGTTTCCAATAAAACCACATTTGGTTGATCACAGAACTGAAGTCTGCAGTTCCATGACTAAAATTTAGCATTAAATGTAGTTTCTCTGCAACTTGGCAGGCTACATTCTAAAATACTCATAGTACTAGGACAAGTCGTAAGAAAATGAGACATTTCTTTGCAGAAGATATGTAGCTCAAGATAATAATCCAGAAAGAGAAGAGAACAAACATGCTGGAATACCCCAAAGCAACCAAAGATCTGATAATCTTGTATAACGCAAGTCATTGTCTATTAGAAAACCTGAACCTATCTTTTCCAATATTGATTATAGCAGAAAAATTAACCTATTCAACTACCACAAGGCAAGGCATCTCTATTTTCATgggactttttttttgttttttttttggtgtgtgtgtggggggggggggggggctccaACAAGTTTCCTTCCCCTCCCACCAGCCCCCAAAGGTAAAATGACAAGAGGTCTAGTGTACAATTCTACAAACTCGTATATTGTAATGGTGTAAGCCAATCATGAAGCATTACCTCGAAAAGTCAGCCTCCAGTATCCTTGCTCTTGCCGTGAACTCTTCTACAGCTTTGGCAAACGTATGGTTATCATTTCTCTCTGGTGTTCTGGCCTTTTCATGAAGCCtatgaaaatacataaaacaagCTATTAGGGCACAGAGAGACAAAGTTGTACACCTGATTGAAACATCTCATGCAACAACTAGCAAACTTACGGTGCTTTGCAAAAATGAGGTGCATTGGAATCCCCATTTGAGCAAGAGACAACGTTGCATGCATCCCGCAATGCCAATCTAGAAACAGAGTAAGCCACACTCTCATACTCTGAGTTAGCATCTGAAAAAAGAAATGCAGCTGATGGAGCGCGAAATAATTGCTGCATAAGCTGAGTGGTCAAAATAAGCCTTCTTTTAACTTTACGCCTCAGAGGCCCATCTTCAGTGAAGCCAATGTCTTCTTCAACCTGTTATTAAAAGAACATGGGCATTCAGAACTGATGAAGCAAGCAAAATTTTAAAAAGTGGATTACAATAGGCAATCAAGATACCTTTTCAACAAGCCTATTAGTTGATTTGGCCCACTCTGTCTCTGCCAAGCTGCAGATAGACAAGTTAACAAATATCATCAAACCTGAAGCTGGAACTAAGACAATCCAAATGAAAACAAAATGGAATAGCAGAAAGCATTGAGAAAGCAGCAAAGCAGTATGCAAGCAAAGGAGTTTAATAAAAGTTGTGCAAAATATGAACCTAATTGTCTGATTGCTCTGTGAATCCAGTAAAACTTCTTTGTACCAAGGAATAAGTTCAGATGTAACACGTTTCCGCTTCTTGGGTTTCAACAATTGGTTATGCTGACCAACATTCAATGGCAACGTCTGTGGAGAAGAAAAATCTTCAATGGCAGCAGAGCTAGCAGCTGAACTTGGCCCAAGATTACCAATCGGACTTCTATCAGCATCTGCAGGTATTACTTTCTGCATAGAATTAAGTGTCTGCAAACCATTGGAAGACTTTCCAAGTGTGAAAGGTTGATCAGTTGCCTTCATGGAGGCAGCTCTGTGTGCTTCATACATCTGTAACATCTGCGCATTTTTGAAGGTTCCATACTGATTAAACCAGGACGGTGCCATCTGAGGACTAATCTGAGTATGCTCAGGCTTAAATGGATTTGTGCTATTGTTGTGAGATCTGCTCTGAGCATCATCTTGACGATATGCATTAATATCCTGAGGAGGCATCTTTCCTCCTTGTTGTGATGATAAGCTTCTTTGTAATTCCTGCTCAGAGAAGCTTAAAATTCTAGATTCAGTGGAAGGAATTTGCTGAAGACCTGTATTGCTGTCTGATAGCCTCATTCTTTTCAAGGCCCTATCACTTAGATCAGTCTCCACATTTTTCATGGCCTGCATTTGGTTTAGCAAGGAATAATTTTGATGAGGGAAGTTATTTGGTTTCAGAGATCGACCAAAAGCTTCAATATCTCTCTGCATCGATGCAGAATTTGCAGGGGATCCTTCTGAGAGATTCTTGACAACAAGTTCTCTATCTTGTGAATCATTCATCTGAACTGGTTCAATGTTTTGAAATGGCACTTTTCGAGAAGGGCTTTCCTTCACTCGCTGTTCTTCCCCCTCAACAGAGCCCAAAATATTCACTGTGCTTGTATCAAGCTCAGATGTGAACTTCCATTCCTCATTTGCATCTTGATCACCTTGCCTCTCAGCAGCAGACAATGATGACTCCATAATACTCAATTGATGCGACTGGTGAATTTGAGAAGACTCCTTGCTGGATTGAGCACCAAAAAGGGGCTGCCGTGATGGAAAATTTGTCCACATATTAGCGAACATTTTTGAAGATGCACCCTGTTGAGCGATGCCAGACATTGAATAAGGCTGAGAAACTGACCCTGGCTCCTTAGATGAAACTTGATTTGCAAAGAGCCTTTCATGGGGATCATTGGCGTTACTTAACTGAGATATACCTGCAGAGATAGTAGGTTTATTAACATCACCAGCCCATTCGGGCACAGAAGGCTGTGTAGATTGACCACTTCCAGGTCCTCTGATAGACTCACCTTTCTCAGCAGAAAGGGGACCATGTTTATTGAAAGATACATTTATAGACTGATTTGTTGAGAGTTGCCCAGTAGCTCTAACCATAGGTGGATTTTGATGTGGGCTTCTCAGGTAAGGAAAACCAGAActagaatcaaatgctgaagaaaaatttCCAGGCATCGTGTACAAAGAAGTTTCATTATATGTACTCCCTGGAACCCCAGATCTGTTATTCTTCAACTCTTCCAGAGAGTGTTCAGCAGGAGGCAAGAATTGACCCTGATGAGGAGGGGACATCCGTCCCCGACTCTTCTCTCCGATCTCCTCCGCAGCTCGAGAGTGTGAAGTGCTAGCTGCTTGGATACTCTGAGATGACAAAGAATGGTTTTGAACTGATACCCGTTGAGATGGAGGGCCAAGTTGTAGACTAAAGCCTTGAGAGGCAGAAGATTGACTTTGCTGGAGATGACCAACAGACCCATCAGAATTTTCTGCTTCAGGCATCTCAGATGATACTTGCTGTTCAGAATTACTGCACTGAGTCATAGAACCACGCACACTTGATTGGTCTACCTTCTGAAGAAGCTGGAGCATGTTTGGACTGCAACCAGTAAAACAATCAAACAATAGAACACAAACTGCACTGGAACAGTTTTTACAGCAGAACATGGCAGTTAGCAAGGCCACTAAGAAATATGGGGAATAATGAGCAGAAGAACTTCTAACTCTTCTATGATCTTTAGAGATTTACCTAAGAGCATGATTAAGTAAATAGTTAAGAGTATCAGGAAATTAACTACCTAGTTTGTGCAGCTGTATTTGGTGAATATAAATCTGATCTATTGAAGCGACCAAGCATTGTAGATCCACCACTCTGGAAGCTGCTTCGCGAATGCACCTCACTAAAGCCTTTGCCATCTCTCAGACCATTAGACGGTTGCCCCTGTATATTAAGGAACATTACCTTTTATTTAATGATCAAAGATATGTAAGATTCAAAAAATGTATTATGTGAAGCACATATATCACCTCTTCCACTTCTGTCTGACTCTTGGGAACCTGACCAAATACTTCCAACTGGCCATGATTGGCATTGTGCTGCAGCATAGACTGAGAATGACTAGGCTGTTTCCTGTCATAAGCAGGATCCAAATCCTCATCCATGTTTCCCATGGGATGATACTGAAACTTGCGAACCCAAGAATTTTTCTGGCCAACCTGATCAGACGACTTCTGCTTAGTAGGAAGACACCTTGAATCACTCGCATCTGACAAGATATTTTCCCTCATCGCAGCAGAAGGAGGGAATAAGTTAGAGCAGTAGCTGTTATTCGAGTTCTTATCGCTGTTCTGCATCCCATGCATTTTGACTTCTATGTCACTGATACCCCTCAAAGAGTGCAAGACCTGATTGTCTTTGGTAACATGACGCTGTAAAGCTCCCGAGGCTTTGCTTACTGTAGACTCGACAAAGGAATCATTGTTCTTCCAATAATCAGAATGATAATTATTTTGCAGTTGACTGGTTTCTTCGCCACCCCTCATGGTACTTGACTTGGGTGCAGAGCCAGAATTATGCAAGTTaaagacctccgaattcacttggTGATTAGCGATAGATGATCCTGCATGCTCCATATCAACTGCAGAATTATGGCCAGAGTTAGAGTTCCATGTCACACCACCTTGAACAACTTCAGCTTGGATGAATTTCTTCCGATTGTCATCCTGGGAACGACTTGATGAATTCTCACTCGAAACTCTTAAAGCTGCATCTCCGGAGGGCACTGCTGATCCTACGTCACTCCAACCAGCTGATTCGTAGCATAGTTGTCTAGCTCCACCAATCTCAGGTGTCAACGAACCAGAAATCTTTCTCGCATTTATTTCGCTGTCAATAGGATGTGAAGCACTCCCAAACATCATCTGGCTTACTTCAACAACTGACTTCTGCCGTGGACCGAAATTTGACAACTTGCTTCCTTCCTCCGATGACTGGACAAGTCTTTGAGAAGAGTTGGCATGCAAACTCTGGCCTGGCTCATATGGGAGCCTGTGGCCTTGGACATCGGAATAGTTATTGTTCATATTGGTGCTATCAGAGGGCTGAACAGAAACAGAATTCAAGGATGAGTTTGGGGGCAACTTTCCCTCAGCAGAAGATGTTTTATGTCTCCCACTGTTATACATCAAATTCTGAGTTTCTGAAGGAATTTCCGTACTGTGAAAATTTAAACCACTCCACTCCTCCTGTACCCCAAGGTCACTGCTAGAAGTTTCTGCAACAGCAGAATGCATTAGTGCACTCCAAGTACCATTCAATAATCCTGCACCATCAAATGAATTACCACCTTCCCCATTCCTATCAGGGCTCTT
Coding sequences within:
- the LOC138879038 gene encoding uncharacterized protein — protein: MASLTVLSHSGKWNDEGNCIDFSIEGILIKEYASFNDLVVSISNQLGIDLSSKTIKIQYKVEGNCTPMEIHNDMGYRVYVELKKENKEFGMYPLCITTIEKDLISGGSLNQGDIVQIDEGVQRYDSDTDDTLALDFVNSREAIGVFELHKDLIISKTNQKEVMAGQVYKDKATLKEVMENYAIAQRFQFRVDRSNAVRFKASSINKSELFKVREFNDNHTCPLKDKVYEQRQASSSLIGGMIRPKLTNHKRKYTPRDIIDDVKSDLGVDVSYMLAWRAKEKVMNFLRGEPADSYKKLPGYLYTLDMTYPGSHIRMVKSPKNEFMYVYISLNAFIRGFDHCRPIVVVDGNHLKSYYTRTFVSASTLDGAAYGVIDSENDVAWTWFFEQFKIAYDERENMCIVSDRNESIIKSVSRVYPDIPHFSCIWHLWNNIYKKFKKSHAKLSEIYFSMAKAYTQAEFDNLMEKVEKVDIRVKEYLELAGYEKWTRLYAPVNRGWTMTSNIAESINAALVSARELPIYDFLEKVRKMFGRWNCSNRKEATQTYTTLGKKYQEMLTLNEEMSTRMTVVPSTEYLHTVNDGGRNYTVCLLERKCVCGRFQVDELPCPHTWSVLKSKFLMPEEYCSNYYKPNTIVMTYDLQVYPLPDRNDWNIPEHVTEEVVLPPKWKRPLGRPKKKRDKTLSELLQPKNQHSCSICGQVASILSSFNNQKGGWL